From the Pseudomonas baltica genome, one window contains:
- a CDS encoding STAS domain-containing protein translates to MDRIPILQMGAYLLVTIQVDMHDQLALTLQDDLSERISKTSARGVLIDISALDMVDSFIGRMIGTISGLSRIMDAETVLVGMQPAVAITLVELGMTLPGVSTALNVERGMRLLQERVAQS, encoded by the coding sequence ATGGACCGCATCCCGATTCTACAAATGGGGGCTTACCTGCTGGTGACCATCCAGGTCGACATGCATGACCAGCTGGCGCTGACACTGCAGGACGATCTGTCCGAGCGCATCAGCAAGACCTCGGCCCGTGGTGTGCTGATCGATATCTCGGCGCTGGACATGGTCGACTCGTTCATTGGCCGCATGATCGGCACCATCTCTGGCTTGTCACGGATCATGGACGCCGAGACCGTGCTGGTAGGCATGCAGCCGGCGGTGGCCATCACGCTGGTGGAGCTGGGCATGACGCTGCCTGGCGTGAGCACGGCGCTCAACGTCGAGCGCGGCATGCGCTTGCTGCAAGAACGCGTGGCGCAATCATGA
- a CDS encoding anti-sigma regulatory factor, with protein MNVRSSGTQPVRIEQDVVLARQTARKLATECGMRLIDLTKLVTAVSELARNTVVYGGGGDMDWQILEDGPRVGLRLTFRDEGPGIPDIKLALTDGWTSGGGLGLGLTGARRLVEDFELDTAPGKGTRVTIARWT; from the coding sequence ATGAATGTACGCAGCAGCGGCACCCAGCCCGTGCGCATCGAGCAGGACGTGGTGCTGGCCCGCCAGACCGCGCGCAAGCTGGCAACGGAATGCGGCATGCGCCTGATCGACCTGACCAAGCTGGTGACGGCGGTCAGTGAGCTGGCCCGCAACACCGTGGTCTACGGCGGCGGTGGCGACATGGACTGGCAGATCCTCGAGGACGGCCCGCGCGTCGGCCTGCGCCTGACGTTTCGCGACGAAGGCCCTGGCATCCCCGACATCAAGCTGGCGCTGACCGATGGCTGGACCTCCGGCGGTGGTCTGGGCCTGGGCCTGACCGGTGCGCGCCGGCTGGTCGAAGACTTCGAGCTGGACACCGCTCCCGGCAAAGGTACTCGTGTGACGATCGCCCGATGGACTTGA
- a CDS encoding ATP-binding protein produces the protein MTLYSALTQVVALEDETQVGEARRTAQKLAELAGFDTHDCGRVALVATELASNTLKHAGHGQLHLRALPALAGIELIAVDRGPGFDLHDCLPDGVSSRGTQGIGLGALLRQSEVFDVYADARGSVVLVRLFAKRERGGDWPVGISQHSLHDDPACGDAWQICRHGSLLSALVVDGLGHGPEAELAAQAGCKAFARAPHGNPALLFDDMHQAMNGTRGGAVAVAQFDAHDGKLRFTGIGNIGACLVSPDKSRGMASHPGIVGAQFRRAQTFDFPHAAGQLLILFSDGLQSRWNLLDYPGLVHRHPAVIATVLHRDFCRGRDDVTVLVIALEAPDV, from the coding sequence TTGACCCTTTACAGCGCGCTGACCCAGGTCGTGGCCCTGGAAGATGAGACCCAGGTCGGCGAAGCCCGCCGTACCGCGCAAAAGCTCGCCGAGCTCGCCGGCTTCGACACCCATGACTGCGGGCGTGTGGCGCTGGTCGCCACCGAGCTGGCCAGCAATACCCTCAAACACGCGGGCCACGGCCAGCTTCACCTGCGCGCGCTGCCTGCGCTGGCAGGGATCGAGCTGATCGCCGTGGATCGCGGCCCGGGTTTCGACCTGCATGACTGCCTGCCCGACGGTGTTTCCAGCCGCGGCACCCAAGGCATCGGCCTGGGGGCGCTGCTACGCCAATCCGAGGTATTCGACGTTTATGCCGATGCCCGTGGCTCGGTGGTGCTGGTGCGTCTGTTCGCCAAGCGCGAACGCGGCGGCGACTGGCCGGTGGGCATCAGTCAACATTCGCTGCACGACGATCCGGCCTGCGGTGACGCCTGGCAGATCTGCCGCCATGGTTCGCTGCTCAGCGCGCTGGTGGTCGATGGCCTGGGCCACGGCCCGGAAGCCGAGTTGGCCGCGCAGGCCGGTTGCAAGGCCTTCGCCCGCGCCCCTCACGGCAACCCGGCGCTGCTGTTCGACGACATGCACCAGGCCATGAACGGCACCCGCGGTGGTGCTGTGGCGGTGGCCCAGTTCGATGCGCACGACGGCAAGCTGCGCTTCACCGGCATCGGCAATATCGGCGCCTGCCTGGTCTCGCCTGACAAGAGCCGCGGCATGGCATCGCATCCGGGCATCGTTGGCGCGCAGTTTCGGCGTGCGCAAACTTTCGACTTTCCGCACGCGGCGGGTCAACTGCTGATCCTGTTCAGCGACGGTCTGCAATCGCGCTGGAATCTTTTGGACTATCCCGGCCTGGTGCACCGTCACCCGGCCGTCATCGCCACCGTCCTGCACCGCGACTTCTGTCGGGGACGCGACGACGTGACGGTCTTGGTTATTGCGCTGGAGGCACCCGATGTCTGA
- a CDS encoding sensor histidine kinase KdpD has protein sequence MSDTPELDPVASAALIKRLQAEAEALRAELDETNQGVLALYAELDNQAEELRQASDLKSRFLSYMSHEFRTPLGSILSITSLLADELDGPLGPEQHKQVGFISTSARELSDMVDDLLDLAKIEAGRISISPAWFDMLDLFAALRGMFRPIVDAGAVDLIFEEPVGLPRLYTDDKKVAQILRNFISNSLKFTQAGEVRVSARLENDREIRFAVSDTGIGIPGELHNTLFEDFSQIDSPLQKRLRGTGLGLSLCKRFAMLLGGRVGVESTPGVGSVFYVVIPLALALEPDHDA, from the coding sequence ATGTCTGACACTCCCGAACTCGATCCAGTCGCCAGTGCCGCCCTCATCAAGCGCTTGCAGGCAGAGGCCGAGGCCCTTCGCGCCGAGCTCGACGAAACCAACCAGGGCGTGCTGGCGCTGTATGCCGAGCTCGACAACCAGGCCGAAGAACTGCGCCAGGCGTCGGACCTCAAGAGCCGCTTCCTGTCGTACATGAGCCACGAGTTTCGTACCCCATTGGGGTCGATCCTCAGCATCACCAGTCTGCTCGCCGATGAGCTGGACGGCCCGCTGGGCCCCGAGCAGCACAAGCAGGTAGGCTTTATCAGCACCTCGGCGCGCGAGCTCAGCGACATGGTCGACGACCTGCTCGATCTGGCCAAGATCGAGGCCGGGCGCATCTCCATTTCGCCGGCCTGGTTCGACATGCTCGACCTGTTCGCCGCCCTGCGCGGGATGTTCCGGCCTATCGTCGATGCCGGCGCGGTGGACCTGATCTTCGAAGAACCCGTGGGCCTGCCACGGCTCTACACCGACGACAAGAAAGTAGCGCAGATCCTGCGCAATTTCATTTCCAACTCGCTGAAGTTCACCCAGGCCGGCGAGGTGCGCGTGTCGGCGCGCCTGGAGAACGACCGGGAGATCCGCTTCGCGGTCAGCGACACCGGTATCGGCATCCCCGGTGAATTGCACAATACCCTGTTCGAGGATTTCTCCCAGATCGATTCACCGCTGCAAAAGCGCCTGCGCGGCACCGGCCTGGGCCTGTCGCTGTGCAAGCGCTTCGCGATGTTGCTGGGCGGGCGCGTGGGCGTCGAAAGCACCCCTGGCGTGGGGTCGGTGTTCTATGTAGTGATTCCCTTGGCGCTTGCTCTGGAGCCTGACCATGATGCGTGA
- a CDS encoding response regulator, which yields MMRDTRVLIVDDNAATRYALRRRLERHGIQILEAGTGLDGLQLIAVEALDALILDVNLPDMSGFDIVRQLRAAPATALLPIIHVSAASIQSGDIITGLEAGADAYLIHPVDPDVLMATLKTLLRVRDTESALRDSEARFREIFVNIAAPIAVIDEDLQVIECNYAFSQLFQDDLKSIRLRERFAAHQDAVIDDLCLRLQSNERWRGNLAVQVDGQMRETEWQVSPYRTPGHSLVFIEDVTEHRQRERQQRKQLATANTLLAVEVAERVRTEAQLLQVQKMDALGKLTGGIAHDFNNLLTGIITGIELIKKRVEASRTDSVLRYADAALSSATSAAALTHRMLAFARQQPLDTRPIDINEHVHSLEDLLQRTIGERIILTLDLTGIAAIAMIDPIQFESAVLNLVINARDALPDGGTIKLSTYAAHSRGDSRLADGDYVVLSVRDDGVGIDHTVIDKVFDPFFTTKPVGKGTGLGLSTIYGFARQSGGDVHIRSLVGHGTEVTLFLPAGQAVEAPVAELIEQPHRGAGEHVLVVEDMASVRMFVHDVLVDAGYRCTLTEDADQALTLLAADSSVDIVLTDVGLPQMNGRELADSVRQRHPQLPILFMTGYAENALDLQTFLEERMDMVIKPFRIADLLGRLRTLLAP from the coding sequence ATGATGCGTGACACCCGTGTCCTCATCGTCGACGATAACGCGGCCACCCGTTACGCCCTGCGCCGCCGTCTCGAACGCCATGGCATCCAGATCCTCGAAGCCGGCACCGGGCTCGATGGCCTGCAGCTGATCGCCGTCGAGGCGCTCGATGCGCTGATCCTCGACGTCAACCTGCCGGACATGAGCGGCTTCGATATCGTGCGCCAGTTGCGTGCGGCACCGGCCACTGCGCTGCTGCCGATCATCCACGTGTCGGCGGCTTCGATCCAGAGCGGCGACATCATCACTGGCCTTGAGGCGGGCGCCGATGCTTATCTGATCCATCCGGTCGATCCGGATGTGCTGATGGCCACGCTCAAGACCCTGTTGCGGGTGCGCGATACCGAGTCGGCACTGCGCGACAGCGAGGCACGCTTTCGCGAGATTTTCGTCAACATCGCGGCGCCCATCGCCGTCATCGATGAAGACCTGCAGGTGATCGAATGCAACTACGCCTTCAGCCAGCTGTTTCAGGATGACCTCAAGTCCATTCGCCTGCGCGAGCGCTTTGCGGCCCATCAGGACGCGGTGATCGACGACCTGTGCCTGCGCCTGCAAAGCAACGAACGCTGGCGTGGCAACCTGGCTGTGCAGGTCGATGGTCAGATGCGCGAAACCGAATGGCAGGTATCGCCCTATCGCACGCCTGGGCACAGCCTGGTGTTCATCGAAGACGTCACCGAGCATCGGCAACGCGAACGCCAGCAGCGCAAGCAACTGGCCACGGCCAACACCCTGCTGGCCGTGGAAGTGGCCGAGCGCGTGCGCACTGAAGCGCAGTTGTTGCAGGTGCAAAAGATGGACGCTCTGGGCAAGCTCACCGGCGGCATCGCTCATGACTTCAACAACCTGCTGACCGGCATCATCACCGGCATTGAATTGATCAAGAAGCGCGTCGAAGCCTCACGAACCGATTCGGTGCTGCGCTATGCCGATGCCGCCTTGAGTTCCGCCACCAGCGCTGCCGCCCTCACCCATCGCATGCTCGCCTTCGCCCGCCAGCAGCCACTGGACACCCGGCCGATCGATATCAACGAGCACGTGCACTCGCTCGAAGACCTGCTGCAGCGCACCATCGGTGAGCGCATCATCTTGACCCTGGACCTCACCGGTATCGCCGCCATCGCCATGATCGATCCTATCCAGTTCGAGAGCGCGGTCCTCAACCTGGTGATCAACGCCCGCGACGCGCTGCCCGACGGCGGCACCATCAAGCTGTCGACCTATGCCGCTCATTCCCGGGGCGACAGTCGCCTGGCCGATGGCGACTATGTGGTGCTGTCGGTACGCGACGATGGCGTGGGTATCGACCACACCGTGATCGACAAGGTCTTCGATCCGTTCTTTACCACCAAACCAGTGGGCAAAGGCACCGGGCTGGGGCTGTCGACCATCTACGGCTTTGCCCGGCAGTCGGGTGGTGACGTGCATATTCGCAGCCTGGTTGGCCATGGCACTGAGGTGACGCTGTTTCTCCCGGCCGGTCAGGCGGTCGAAGCCCCGGTAGCGGAGCTGATCGAGCAGCCGCACCGTGGCGCCGGCGAACACGTACTGGTGGTCGAGGACATGGCCTCGGTCCGCATGTTCGTGCATGACGTGCTGGTGGATGCGGGGTATCGCTGCACCCTGACGGAAGACGCCGATCAGGCCTTGACGCTACTCGCGGCGGATAGCTCGGTGGATATCGTGCTGACCGACGTCGGCCTGCCGCAGATGAATGGCCGCGAACTGGCCGACAGCGTGCGCCAGCGACATCCACAGTTGCCGATCCTGTTCATGACCGGCTATGCAGAGAATGCGCTGGATTTGCAGACGTTTCTTGAAGAGCGGATGGACATGGTGATCAAGCCGTTTCGGATTGCTGACTTGCTGGGGCGGTTGCGGACATTGTTAGCGCCTTGA
- a CDS encoding MFS transporter: MSNPSPAIAASPDQATTTRARNVALLVAVTFFMENLDATVITTALPKMAETFGVGAVDLNIGITAYIIAVAIFIPLSGWMADRFGARRIFAIAIAVFTLASLLCGLCTELDTFVVARVLQGIGGALMVPVGRLSVLRTTEKKDLVKMIALITWPGLVAPILGPPLGGLMVTYATWPWIFFVNIPLGIIAIAGALVLVPAGRDDHVRPFDSLGFLWLAGACATIMLGLEWLGEAQSQRLTVAVLMLVVGVVLAWVAIRHCRRHPAPLLALDALKFATFRSSIYGGSLFRIAISALPFLLPLMFQVGFGLPPVTAGVLVLAVFAGNLLMKPFTTATMRRWGFRTVLLVNGVIGVLSILACALLSADTPWPVIALVLFVGGLSRSLQFTCYNSVGFADVPKSGMSAASTMFSMFFQLAMGMGVAVGALLLRLSMAVQGHSDHALTSDFRVAFVGVAVIGLLALIDIYALERKAGEHVLER; this comes from the coding sequence ATGTCTAACCCGAGTCCGGCCATCGCCGCCAGCCCTGATCAGGCCACCACCACCCGAGCCCGCAATGTCGCGCTGTTGGTGGCGGTGACGTTTTTCATGGAGAACCTCGATGCCACGGTGATCACCACGGCCTTGCCGAAAATGGCCGAGACCTTCGGTGTGGGCGCGGTGGATCTGAACATCGGCATCACCGCCTATATCATCGCCGTGGCGATCTTCATCCCGCTCTCGGGCTGGATGGCCGATCGCTTCGGGGCGCGGCGTATCTTCGCCATTGCCATTGCCGTGTTTACCTTGGCTTCGTTGCTGTGCGGGCTGTGCACCGAGCTCGACACCTTTGTGGTCGCTCGCGTATTGCAGGGGATCGGTGGCGCCTTGATGGTGCCGGTGGGGCGTTTGTCGGTACTGCGCACCACCGAGAAAAAGGACCTGGTGAAGATGATCGCGCTGATCACCTGGCCTGGCTTGGTGGCGCCGATTCTGGGGCCGCCGTTGGGCGGCTTGATGGTGACCTATGCGACCTGGCCGTGGATTTTTTTCGTCAATATTCCGCTGGGCATCATCGCGATCGCCGGCGCGTTGGTGCTGGTGCCGGCCGGGCGTGACGACCATGTGCGACCGTTCGACAGCCTGGGTTTCCTGTGGCTCGCGGGCGCCTGCGCGACCATCATGCTGGGCCTGGAGTGGCTGGGCGAAGCGCAATCGCAGCGGCTCACCGTGGCGGTGCTGATGCTGGTCGTCGGGGTGGTGCTGGCGTGGGTCGCGATTCGCCATTGCCGTCGGCATCCGGCGCCGTTGCTGGCCCTGGACGCCCTGAAGTTCGCGACCTTTCGCTCCAGTATCTATGGTGGCTCGTTGTTCCGCATCGCCATCAGCGCCTTGCCGTTCTTGTTGCCGTTGATGTTTCAGGTCGGCTTCGGTTTGCCTCCGGTAACGGCCGGGGTGCTGGTGCTGGCGGTGTTCGCCGGTAACTTGCTGATGAAGCCGTTCACCACCGCGACCATGCGCCGCTGGGGCTTTCGCACGGTGCTGCTGGTCAATGGCGTGATCGGCGTGCTGTCGATCCTCGCCTGTGCGTTGCTGAGTGCCGATACGCCATGGCCGGTCATCGCGCTGGTGTTGTTTGTGGGCGGGCTGTCGCGTTCGTTGCAGTTCACCTGCTACAACTCGGTTGGATTCGCGGACGTGCCCAAGAGCGGCATGAGCGCCGCGTCGACGATGTTCAGCATGTTCTTCCAACTGGCGATGGGCATGGGCGTGGCGGTTGGGGCCTTGCTCCTGCGCTTGTCGATGGCCGTGCAAGGCCACAGCGACCATGCACTGACCAGCGATTTTCGCGTAGCCTTCGTGGGGGTGGCGGTGATTGGGTTGCTGGCGTTGATTGATATCTATGCGCTGGAACGCAAGGCGGGGGAGCATGTGCTGGAGCGGTGA
- a CDS encoding N-acetylmuramoyl-L-alanine amidase-like domain-containing protein translates to MKIFKWMLALLCASAIGQASAALVMIDPVTAQRIDSALHLPRSDANDDAGARIAAVSAQFLGTPYQAQTLIGSPMTAEKLVVDLRSVDCFTYLDYVEALRKSSSYAGFVQNLVRTRYSDNQVSYFHRRHFFTDWAATQPVNAYDVTRELSEHSLSVTKDLNRKADGSPFLAQLGVTRRQVNYIPSRYVDQALLARLRTGDYIGIYTPEQGLDVTHAGIYIATEQGPMLRNASYRVANMKVVDSPFLAYVKSVPGIVVLRPMPDTGKI, encoded by the coding sequence TTGAAGATCTTCAAGTGGATGCTGGCACTGCTGTGTGCCAGCGCGATCGGCCAGGCCAGTGCGGCGCTGGTGATGATCGACCCGGTCACAGCGCAGCGTATCGACAGTGCCTTGCACCTGCCGCGCAGCGACGCCAACGACGATGCCGGCGCGCGCATCGCTGCGGTGTCGGCGCAGTTCCTCGGTACGCCTTACCAGGCTCAGACGTTGATCGGCTCGCCCATGACTGCGGAAAAACTGGTGGTCGACCTGCGTAGCGTGGATTGCTTCACCTACCTGGATTACGTCGAGGCGCTGCGCAAGTCGTCGAGCTATGCCGGTTTCGTGCAGAACCTGGTGCGCACCCGCTACAGCGACAATCAGGTCAGCTACTTCCATCGTCGGCACTTCTTTACCGACTGGGCGGCGACGCAGCCGGTCAATGCCTACGACGTCACTCGCGAACTGAGCGAGCACAGCTTGAGCGTCACCAAGGACCTCAATCGCAAAGCCGACGGCAGTCCGTTCCTCGCGCAACTGGGCGTCACTCGCCGGCAGGTCAACTACATCCCCAGCCGTTATGTCGATCAGGCGCTGCTTGCGCGCCTGCGCACGGGCGACTACATCGGCATCTATACCCCCGAGCAGGGGCTGGATGTGACCCACGCGGGCATCTACATCGCCACCGAGCAGGGGCCGATGCTGCGCAATGCGTCCTACCGTGTGGCCAACATGAAGGTGGTGGATTCGCCGTTTCTGGCCTACGTAAAGAGTGTTCCGGGCATCGTCGTGCTGCGGCCGATGCCGGACACCGGAAAAATCTGA
- a CDS encoding RHS repeat-associated core domain-containing protein, whose amino-acid sequence MHIYGSTNILAGVVQGRSVTHWVGKVSHIRISYCPFGFSLSPSGSFCGQKREQVTGHYLLGHGYRAFNPVLRRFSAPDELSPFSAGGLNAYVYCAGDPINRSDPSGRIWEWLKKTFARPPVSYRPLPALPPGYPFASGSPPPLISAPGMERLIGLASYHDELTARIMGATTVAHTLPLVAERRTTAARMLKMVAGVADVYLPPGPGAENLNPFRYMQPRGTVPPEPFNVAGLNHLIPDYETSALLNGTRQLPPAYQVEAPLGHQSTRGLPPAYSTHTLTRAEINARIRSDWFTHT is encoded by the coding sequence GTGCACATCTACGGATCAACAAATATCTTGGCCGGCGTGGTGCAGGGCAGGTCAGTGACGCATTGGGTGGGAAAGGTGTCCCACATCAGGATCAGCTACTGCCCGTTCGGCTTTTCGCTTTCGCCCTCTGGCAGTTTCTGCGGGCAAAAACGTGAGCAAGTGACAGGCCACTATTTATTGGGTCATGGCTACAGGGCTTTCAATCCGGTGTTGCGGCGATTCAGCGCACCCGATGAATTGAGTCCGTTCAGCGCTGGAGGATTGAATGCGTATGTATACTGTGCGGGGGATCCGATCAATCGCTCTGATCCCTCAGGAAGAATATGGGAGTGGCTTAAAAAAACCTTCGCCCGGCCCCCAGTTTCATATCGACCGCTGCCTGCGCTCCCACCTGGATATCCATTTGCTTCTGGCTCACCGCCGCCATTGATAAGTGCTCCTGGTATGGAAAGGTTAATTGGTCTGGCCAGTTACCATGACGAGTTGACAGCGCGTATCATGGGTGCGACCACTGTGGCGCATACCTTACCGCTCGTGGCCGAGCGCCGTACTACTGCTGCTCGAATGCTCAAGATGGTTGCCGGTGTCGCAGACGTTTACCTTCCTCCAGGTCCAGGCGCTGAAAATCTTAATCCGTTCCGCTATATGCAGCCTCGTGGGACGGTTCCACCGGAGCCGTTTAACGTCGCAGGCCTTAATCACCTGATTCCGGATTATGAAACTTCGGCGCTACTAAACGGTACTCGTCAGCTTCCGCCTGCCTACCAGGTTGAAGCCCCTCTCGGACATCAGAGCACAAGAGGTCTCCCTCCAGCCTATTCGACACACACTTTAACGAGAGCTGAAATCAATGCCCGTATACGCAGTGATTGGTTCACGCATACGTGA
- a CDS encoding DUF3077 domain-containing protein, giving the protein MLDNPHIPATDALEHASILQDCANKLIFESALGNSDPTKHLALSALYLGEMAKAIMDDVAQSIGSDG; this is encoded by the coding sequence CTGCTGGATAACCCCCACATCCCGGCCACCGATGCGCTGGAACACGCCTCCATCCTGCAAGACTGCGCCAACAAGCTCATCTTCGAATCAGCTCTGGGCAACAGTGATCCGACCAAGCACCTGGCTCTGTCAGCCCTGTACCTCGGCGAAATGGCCAAAGCGATAATGGACGACGTCGCTCAGTCCATAGGATCGGATGGCTGA
- a CDS encoding nucleoid-associated protein → MSFFTDEEIDSLSIESMILHVVGPQTFTANPARQVQHEAFFIGKIIDTAVDPVFSFDTHSSTKRKLEDIASGRNTFERGAQALASSFNSKHVSSSSDGALFIFEMSVKDPNVRIYSLIKYDYREALQQDPKQPDGVLLRIINAFIDDNRAVQKAALIRVVAGVAEDEVSARDRVKRAAPELSDYFQDFLGVAREVDDAELSQKALEVVQATLQKFKAVLPDKDVSTALATARGILGQAPKVNNQAIIDAIIEGAGNPTDATLTKKITDETQKRIRRAKLENLTFKPVRKVLRQAPTRRLKTTEGVIVIFPDDAAGSTVQILDNGAAGKRIIIDTKQITEDDLVARRAG, encoded by the coding sequence GTGAGTTTCTTTACTGATGAAGAAATCGATTCGCTGTCCATCGAGAGTATGATTTTGCATGTCGTGGGCCCCCAGACGTTCACAGCCAACCCAGCCCGCCAAGTGCAACACGAAGCGTTTTTTATCGGCAAAATTATCGATACGGCAGTGGATCCGGTGTTCAGCTTTGACACTCACTCTTCTACCAAACGCAAACTCGAAGACATCGCCAGCGGCAGGAATACCTTCGAACGCGGGGCTCAGGCGCTGGCGTCGAGTTTCAACAGCAAGCACGTGAGCAGCAGCAGTGATGGCGCGTTGTTCATCTTCGAAATGAGCGTCAAAGACCCCAACGTGCGCATCTACAGCTTGATCAAATATGATTATCGCGAGGCGCTGCAGCAAGATCCGAAGCAGCCGGACGGCGTATTGCTGCGGATTATCAATGCCTTTATCGACGACAACCGTGCAGTGCAGAAAGCCGCATTGATCCGCGTAGTCGCAGGTGTTGCCGAGGATGAAGTATCGGCCCGTGATCGGGTAAAACGGGCCGCGCCAGAGCTCTCGGACTACTTCCAGGACTTCCTCGGGGTAGCGCGCGAAGTCGACGATGCAGAGCTGAGCCAAAAGGCACTTGAAGTGGTTCAGGCGACGTTGCAGAAGTTCAAGGCTGTTCTTCCCGATAAGGATGTTTCCACCGCACTGGCGACAGCGCGGGGGATTCTTGGCCAAGCGCCGAAGGTCAATAATCAAGCGATCATCGACGCGATTATCGAGGGCGCGGGTAACCCGACCGATGCCACATTGACCAAGAAGATCACGGACGAAACCCAAAAACGTATCCGCAGGGCCAAACTCGAAAACCTGACCTTCAAGCCGGTGCGCAAGGTATTGCGTCAAGCGCCCACCAGGCGCCTGAAAACCACCGAGGGGGTGATCGTGATCTTCCCGGACGACGCCGCCGGATCAACCGTACAGATCCTCGACAATGGCGCTGCCGGCAAGCGCATCATCATCGACACCAAGCAGATCACGGAAGACGACCTTGTCGCTAGACGCGCTGGCTGA
- a CDS encoding MBL fold metallo-hydrolase, protein MSHPSNTLAPVSASSHTPATLRQLDGRYVNHAPRHRAGTLKTLGIIWNSLFNKPADTRPAAPIPVQAITRHQLLAAPDNGVWRLGHSTVLLKLNQRFWLTDPVFAERASPVQWAGPKRFHQPPISLDELPPLAAVILSHNHYDHLDHATILALKDRAEHFIAPLGVGKTLIEWGVPAAKVHELNWWQSVRLYGVELVAAPSQHFSGRGLRDGNKTLWASWVIIADKHRVFFSGDTGYHSGFKLIGERFGPFDLTLMETGAYNVDWPDVHMHPEQSLQAHLDVRGRWLMPIHNGTFDLALHAWHEPLDRIQALAWESNVRIATPEMGQPFYLDYPSPCAPWWIGVVEGEVAAVTQGNEQKPDWEGMARPNGSGVSQS, encoded by the coding sequence ATGTCCCACCCCTCAAATACCCTCGCCCCCGTCAGCGCGTCCAGCCATACCCCAGCCACCCTGCGCCAGCTGGACGGTCGCTACGTCAACCACGCGCCGCGCCATCGCGCCGGCACCCTCAAGACCCTTGGGATCATCTGGAACAGCCTGTTCAACAAACCGGCCGATACCCGTCCTGCGGCACCTATTCCAGTGCAAGCCATTACCCGTCACCAGTTGCTGGCGGCGCCCGACAACGGCGTCTGGCGTCTCGGCCATTCCACCGTGCTGCTCAAGCTCAACCAGCGTTTCTGGTTGACCGACCCGGTGTTCGCCGAGCGCGCATCCCCGGTGCAGTGGGCCGGCCCCAAGCGTTTCCATCAGCCGCCCATCAGCCTTGACGAGCTGCCGCCACTGGCCGCGGTGATTCTCTCGCACAATCACTACGACCATCTGGATCACGCCACCATCCTCGCCCTCAAGGACCGCGCCGAGCACTTCATCGCGCCCCTGGGCGTCGGCAAGACCTTGATCGAATGGGGCGTGCCAGCGGCCAAGGTGCATGAACTCAACTGGTGGCAGTCGGTGCGCTTGTACGGCGTCGAGTTGGTGGCGGCACCGTCCCAGCACTTCTCCGGGCGCGGGCTGCGCGACGGCAACAAGACCCTGTGGGCATCGTGGGTAATCATCGCCGACAAGCATCGGGTGTTCTTCAGTGGCGACACCGGCTACCACAGCGGCTTCAAGCTGATTGGCGAGCGCTTCGGGCCGTTCGACCTGACGCTGATGGAAACCGGCGCCTACAACGTCGACTGGCCGGATGTGCACATGCACCCCGAACAAAGTCTGCAAGCGCATCTCGATGTGCGTGGGCGCTGGCTGATGCCGATCCATAACGGCACCTTCGACCTGGCCCTGCATGCCTGGCACGAACCGCTGGATCGCATTCAGGCGCTGGCATGGGAGAGCAATGTGCGCATCGCCACGCCGGAGATGGGGCAGCCGTTTTATCTGGATTACCCGAGCCCGTGTGCGCCGTGGTGGATTGGCGTGGTGGAGGGTGAGGTGGCCGCGGTGACGCAGGGGAACGAACAGAAGCCGGATTGGGAGGGGATGGCGCGGCCCAACGGGTCAGGGGTGAGCCAGAGTTGA